The Gammaproteobacteria bacterium nucleotide sequence GAGCCACCGAGTACTTTGATGCACATCAGGCGACGCGCGCCGCTATTATCGGCCACTTCCAACGATGTACGCATCTGAATCATGTTTCTTCTCCGCTTAAATCTTTATCTGGCGCGCAATCTAGATTGCTACAGCCTTCTCATCGATACGCACCAAGCTCCAAGATTTGTTCTTGGACAACGGGCGGCACTGAGTAATGGTGACAACATCGCCTTCGTTGCACTCGTTCTTTTCGTCATGCGCATGCAGTTTCGAAGAACGGGTGATGTATTTCTTGTACACCGGGTGACGAACGCGGCGCTCAACCAATACGGTAATGGTCTTGTCCATCTTGTTGCTGACGACACGACCAGTCACTTCGCGCACGACTTTTGCCTGTTCACTCATCTTCAGTTACCTGCTTTCTCACCCAGAATAGTCTTCACACGCGCAATCGCGCGACGATTTTGCCTCAGCCGATGGCCTTGAGCCATTTGACCGGTACCGTGCTGCATACGCAGATTAAAACCTTCGCGCAACAGACCTTCGAGCTCGGACTGGAGCTCGGGGACACTCTTGTTTCGCAATTCAATCGCATTCATTACATAACCCTTCTGCTGACAAACGTTGTCTGCACCGGCAGTTTGGCAGCGGCCAGACGAAACGCTTCCCGTGCAATTTCTTCAGTAACCCCTTCCATTTCATAGAGCATGCGGCCTGGCTCAATCTGAGCAACCCAATACTCTACGTTACCCTTACCGCTACCCATACGTACTTCCAGGGGCTTCTGCGTAATTGGCTTGTCGGGGAAGATTCGAATCCAAATCCTACCACCACGCTTGACATGACGGGTCAAGGCACGACGTGCCGCCTCAATCTGGCGGGCCGTTATTCTACCACGACTTGTAGCCTTTAGTCCGTATTCTCCGAAGCTGACTTTGTTGCCACGTTGGGCCAAGCCTCGGTTCCGCCCCTTATGGACCTTGCGGAATTTGGTTCTTTTCGGTTGCAGCATAATCTTCTATCCCGTTCGCCGTTACTTGGCGGCCTTTTCCTGGGCCTCACCCTTGTCCTCGTTGCCGAAGACTTCGCCCTTAAACAGCCACACCTTGATTCCAATTACACCAGAGGGGGTATGCGCCTCGGCAAAACCATAATCGATGTCGGCACGGAGGGTATGGAGTGGCACCCGGCCCTCACGATACCACTCGGTACGGGCAATTTCCGCCCCGTTAACCCGACCCGAAACCTGAATCTTGACGCCTTGACCACCCAGACGCATGGCATTGGTCACCGCGCGCTTCATGGCACGACGGAACATGATACGCCGCTCTAATTGCTGAGCCACGCTCTGAGCCACC carries:
- the rpsQ gene encoding 30S ribosomal protein S17; this translates as MSEQAKVVREVTGRVVSNKMDKTITVLVERRVRHPVYKKYITRSSKLHAHDEKNECNEGDVVTITQCRPLSKNKSWSLVRIDEKAVAI
- the rpmC gene encoding 50S ribosomal protein L29, with product MNAIELRNKSVPELQSELEGLLREGFNLRMQHGTGQMAQGHRLRQNRRAIARVKTILGEKAGN
- the rplP gene encoding 50S ribosomal protein L16, yielding MLQPKRTKFRKVHKGRNRGLAQRGNKVSFGEYGLKATSRGRITARQIEAARRALTRHVKRGGRIWIRIFPDKPITQKPLEVRMGSGKGNVEYWVAQIEPGRMLYEMEGVTEEIAREAFRLAAAKLPVQTTFVSRRVM